A window of Kiritimatiellia bacterium contains these coding sequences:
- a CDS encoding DHHA1 domain-containing protein, with protein sequence MSEALPPTAAERLALLDRRLPRRGRLLIVPHDYPDPDALASAGALHLLLERRWHLPSRIVYTGAIARAENREMVRHFRHRLWPLESLHPPRRPAPVLLVDARPGSGNVTLAPWMRPIAVFDHHPLPHHPAAPLPPFADIRPHLGACTSILHEYLEAAGVEPPAWLAACMVYAIESETMDFTRGGAPEDRAAYLSLLPRASLRLRGLIRHAPLTADYFSLLREALANARVYGHTAWSHLAAVPNPEIVPEIADRLARLERVSYAFCTAFREDTLLVSIRSNRRNARCGAIIRAVVGRRGSGGGHDRLAAGAIPVPGLDAAQRTALLEQIRAQLLKMLAPRGRAPAAQGAARARALAGEPSSPSTAPATAPATPAPTGPSADPATSP encoded by the coding sequence ATGAGCGAAGCGTTGCCCCCCACCGCGGCCGAACGGTTGGCGCTGCTGGACCGACGTCTGCCGCGCCGCGGTCGCCTCCTGATCGTGCCGCACGACTATCCGGATCCGGACGCGCTGGCCTCCGCCGGCGCGCTGCATCTGCTGCTGGAACGGCGCTGGCACCTGCCCAGTCGCATCGTCTACACCGGCGCGATCGCGCGCGCGGAAAACCGGGAGATGGTGCGGCATTTTCGCCACCGCCTCTGGCCGCTGGAGTCGTTGCATCCGCCGCGGCGCCCGGCTCCGGTACTGCTGGTGGATGCGCGCCCCGGCTCCGGCAACGTCACGCTGGCGCCGTGGATGCGCCCGATCGCGGTGTTTGACCATCATCCCCTCCCGCACCATCCCGCCGCACCGCTGCCGCCGTTTGCGGATATCCGCCCGCATCTGGGCGCGTGCACTTCGATTCTGCATGAATATCTCGAGGCGGCCGGCGTGGAGCCGCCAGCGTGGCTGGCCGCCTGCATGGTCTACGCGATCGAAAGCGAAACGATGGACTTCACCCGCGGGGGCGCACCGGAGGACCGCGCCGCCTATCTTTCACTGCTTCCGCGGGCGAGCCTGCGTCTGCGCGGTCTGATCCGCCACGCGCCGCTCACCGCCGATTACTTTTCGCTGCTGCGCGAGGCGCTCGCGAACGCGCGCGTGTACGGCCACACCGCCTGGTCCCACCTCGCCGCGGTGCCAAACCCCGAGATCGTGCCGGAGATCGCCGACCGTCTCGCGCGGCTCGAGCGGGTGTCGTATGCGTTCTGCACCGCGTTCCGGGAGGACACGCTGCTGGTCTCGATCCGCAGCAACCGCCGGAATGCGCGCTGCGGCGCGATCATCCGCGCGGTGGTCGGCCGGCGCGGCAGCGGCGGCGGACACGACCGCCTGGCGGCCGGCGCAATCCCCGTGCCGGGGCTCGATGCCGCCCAGCGAACCGCACTGCTCGAGCAGATCCGCGCCCAGTTGCTGAAGATGCTGGCACCTCGCGGGCGCGCGCCCGCGGCGCAGGGCGCCGCGCGCGCGCGCGCCCTCGCCGGCGAGCCCTCGTCCCCCTCCACCGCTCCCGCTACGGCGCCGGCAACGCCGGCGCCGACAGGTCCATCGGCCGACCCGGCCACTTCGCCTTGA
- a CDS encoding KTSC domain-containing protein produces the protein MSRRSIRAAAIAVVLAALWLGAGCVTAGGAAGRFERLLTPELYSFRYDADTQRLTVVTRSGDVIEHEGVAAETVAEWRRAEDRDAFYRDQIKAKWPGRPMDLSAPALPAP, from the coding sequence ATGAGCAGGCGGTCCATTCGTGCGGCGGCGATCGCGGTGGTGCTGGCCGCACTATGGCTGGGCGCGGGGTGTGTGACGGCCGGGGGGGCGGCGGGTCGGTTCGAGCGGCTGCTGACGCCGGAACTGTACAGTTTCCGCTATGACGCCGACACGCAGCGGCTGACCGTGGTCACGCGCTCGGGGGACGTGATCGAGCACGAGGGAGTCGCGGCGGAGACGGTGGCCGAGTGGCGCCGGGCGGAGGACCGCGACGCGTTTTACCGGGATCAGATCAAGGCGAAGTGGCCGGGTCGGCCGATGGACCTGTCGGCGCCGGCGTTGCCGGCGCCGTAG